The Candidatus Aminicenantes bacterium genome contains the following window.
CCCGGAGTCCTTCGGCTTCCGGCCGTATCTCCCCCGATCGGGCTCGGGCCTCTCAGCCCTCTTCTCCGGCGTCTCCCTCGTCATCGAAGCTTCGGTCCTCCTATCGGTTCGTCCCGTTCGGCCCTTCAACCCGGTCGAGGGGTCTACTATGGCCTCGGCTGACTTCTGCCCGGCCTTCCCGCCCTCTCTCGAAGACAGTAGCCATGGGGCAACCGGACAGATCTCCCCGGGTCATGCACACCTGCTGTCCCGCCTATACCCGCCGCATATACGTCCGCGCGTTCCGGACAGGGTTGGGACGTTGAAGATTTTCGCCTTCTTATCCCGCGCGGCCGCCTCGATGCGATTCCTGTTCGTCGGGCCGGCGTTTTGCCTGCGGCTTCCTTCAGACCCCGCCTCGCGACGGGCGCCCTTGCCGTCCGGCTAACACTTCCTCCTGTCTGGCGTGTTCGGGACTTGCACCCTAAAGCAGGTGCGCCCTGCCGGGCGCACAAAAAAAAGGGGGAGAGCCTGGGCTCTCCCCCGAAAAAATCGTTGTTCGCTCGGATCACTTGTCCGGGTCGAGGATGAAGCCTTCCTTCATCATCCACTGGACTTCGTTGCGGGCGGCCCGGATGGTGTCGTTGGCCATCTTGAACCGTTCCTCGGCCGTGAAATGGAATCGGGCGACGCCTTCCTCGATGGCCTTGGTCCCGACGGCCACGGCCTCGCGCGGGAAAACCTCCCACTCGTCCATGTTCGGGATGATGTATTCCTCGTGGATGCCCTTGTCCTCGGCCACCTTGGCCAGCTCGCGGGCGGCGGCGACGCACATGCCGTCGGTAATCGTTCTGGCCCGGACATCGAGCGCGCCGCGGAAGATGCCGGGGAAGCCCAGCGAGTTGTTGACCTGGTTGGGGAAATCGCTCCGTCCGGTGGCCACGATCCGGGCCCCGGCCTCTTTGGCCTCCCAGGGCCAGATCTCCGGGATGGGATTGGCCTCGGCGAAGACGATGGCGTCTTTGGCCATGCCTTTGACCCACTCGGGCTTGATCGTGCCCGGACCCGGCGTCGACGCGCTGATGAGGACGTCGGCGCCCAGGAGGGCGTCGGCGATCGAGCCCTGCTTGCCCTTGGGGTTTGACCGCAGGCATATGTCCCACTTTTCCTTGAAGTTCTTCTGCAGGTTCTCCCGGTCGGCCCGGTCGCGGGACAGGATGCCCTTGGAATCGACCGAGAGCATGTTGTCCCCGTTGGCTCCGGCCAGCATGATCTGGTGGGCGATGTTGATGCCCGAGGCGCCGGCGCCGACGACGGTAATCTTAGCCTCGGCGATGTTCTTCTTGACGATCTTAAGGGCGTTGAGCAGGCCGGCCACGGTGACGCAGGCCGTGCCCTGCTGGTCGTCGTGCCAGACCGGGATCTCGCACTTGGCCCGCAGCTCTTCGAGGATCCGGAAGCACTTGGGCTGGGCGATGTCCTCGAGGTTGAATCCACCGAAGGACGGCTGGAGGGCCCGGCCGATCGCGATGATCTTGTCGGGATCCTTTTCGTCGAGGCAGATCGGGTAGGCGTCGACGCCGCCGAGGTACTTGTAGAGGATGCCCTTGCCCTCCATGACCGGCAGGCCCGCTTCGGGACCGATGTCGCCCAGTCCGAGGACTCGCGTCCCATCGCTGATGACGGCCACCGAGTTCCACTTGTTGGTGTACTCGTAGGCCTTCTGTTTGTCGGCCTGGATCTCCTTGCAGACGGCGGCGACACCGGGCGTGTACCAGATGGCGAAGTCGTTGAAGTCGCGGACCCGGCACTTCAGGCTTATGCCCATCTTGCCCTTGTAGAACTTGTGCAGGCGGGGGGCGTCCTTAGCCGGTTGGGCGGCTTTCTCGAGCAGCTCTTCGACGGTGACTTTCTTCATTCCGATGACCTCCTGTGGGATGAAAAGACGGAGGGTAATTATATGCGAACAGGGGTCAAAGTCAACGGGACCGGGCCTACCGCAGGAGCCGATCCAGGCTGTAAACGAGGTCCCGGCGCGATCCGGCAGCGAGGTCGATCGTCCCCGTATCCATCCGGATGGCGTCCTCGGGGCAGGCTTCGACGCAGAAGCCGCAGAAGCAGCAGCGGGCCAGATCAATCTCGAAGCGGGCGGCCGTCTTCTGGATCTCCGGGTCGGGGTCCTCGGCCGCTTCCACAAAGATGCACTCGGACGGGCAGACCGTGACGCAGAGAAGGCAGGCGACGCAGCGAGGCTTGCCGTCCGGGCGCGGCACGATCCGATGCAGGCTGCGATGGCGGGCCGCCAGAGGCTTCTTCTTCTCGGGATACTGGATGGTCACCGCCCCGCGGCGCCGGGTCTTGATCCCGACGAGGGCCAGGGTGTGGAAGACCATATTGACCAGGAAATGGCGGGCCGTGATGGCCGCGCCCCCGACCAGCGCCCAGAGAAGCCCGAGACTGCGCCGCATGTTATCTCCCCACCCACAGGGCCGTGGCGACGATGTTGAGCAGGCTCAAAGGGATCAGAAGCTTCCAGCCCAGGTCCATCAGCTGGTCGTAGCGCAGGCGCGGATAGGTCCAGCGCAGGAGAATCTGCAGCCAGCAGAAAAAGAAGACCTTGACCTGGAAGGCGAGGATGCGGACGGCCGCGACCAGCCAGGCGGGCCAGGTCCAGCCTCCGCCCCAGGGAAAATGGAAGCCGTCGGCCCCCAGCCAGGGAACCTGCCAGCCGCCGAAGAAAAGCGTCGTGATGAGCGCCGCCACGATGAGGACCTCCATGAAATCCGTCATCATGAACAGGCCCCATTTCAAGCCGCCGTATTCGGCGAAGAAGCCGATGATCTCGGACTCCCCCTCCGGCAGGTCGAAAGGCACCCGCTTGGTCTCCGCCAGGGCGGCGACGAAGAAGACCAGGAAACCCAGGGGCTGGAGGAAGACGCCCCAGCGGGGCAGGAAACCGGCCACCAGGCCGCCTTGGTAGGCCACGATTTCCGACATCCGCAGAGTCGGGAAAACCATGATCAATCCGACGAGCGACAGTCCCAGGGCCGCCTCGTAGGAGATGATCTGAGCGGCGCCCCGGACGCTGCCCAGGAGGGCGAATCGGCTGTTGGACGCCCAGCCGGCCAGAAGGACGCCGTAGACGCCGAGGGCCAGCATGGCCAGCACAAACAGCAGGCCGATGTCGGCATCGAAGACCTGGAGGGAGACGAGTCCGGAGCCGATGCGGATGGTCGGGCCGATCGGCACCGCGGCGATCGTCACGGCGACGAAGAAGAACGAGAGCAGCGGGGCCAGAGTGTGGAGGACGCGGTTGCCGAACCGCGGCACGAAGTCCTCCTTGAAGATCATCTTGATGGCATCGGCGATCGGCTGGAACAGGCCGACGATCCGCAAGCCCAGGATCTTGGCCCGATTGGCCCCGATCCGGTCCTGAATGACGGCGCTCTCCTTGCGCTCGAGCCAGGTCAGGTAGAGGGTGAAGACCAGGAACCAGACCAGCAGGACGGCGGTCTTGATGAAGAAGATCAGGATTTCGCTCATCGGCCGCCCCCGAGATCGGGATGAGCCGCCCGCATCGCCGCGGCCGCGAAGGAGGGATCGTCGGGCCGGCTGAAGACGGCGGCGTCCAGATCCAAGGCCGTCCCCAGGGAAGCCAGAATCCAGCTCTCGCTCCGGACATCGGGGCAGGGCGGATGGACGGGCTCGAACGCCTGGACGCGATCGCCCTCGCTGACGAACGTTCCGCTCTTCTCGAACACGCCGGCCGAAGGCAGGACAAGATCAAAGGCCTCTTCAAGCCCCGTCGGCTGGGGTGCGATCAAGATCTTCGTCCGGATAGCGGCGAGCGCGACGCCCGGCTCGCGCCAAGCGGCGATTCCCGCCGGGTCGGCCGCCAGGGCGATCAGCAGGGAGGAGCCCGTGACCGCGGCGGCCGGGTCGACGGATCGATCGAATCCGAGACGGTCCGCACCGCGGGCATTGGCCGAACGATCCGGCCGGAGGAGCAAGCCCTCCGCCGCTCCCTCCCGTGGGTCGAGAAAGGCGAACCGCTCGACGCCCAACCCGGCCCGGAACAGCGCCGAGGCCAGGAACAGCTCTTCCGCCGTCAGCCGGGAGCTTAAAAGGACGGCGATTTCCTTTTGTTTTCCGGTCGTCTTCATCTCCCGAAGCCGTTCGGCCAGATCTGCGATCAGCCTCTTCCAGTCCGCGGCTTCCCGTCCTCCGTGAAGACGGTTCTTGACCAGGCCCATCGACTCGTGGCGGCCGCGGTCGCAAAGCCACCAGCCGTTGATCTCCGGGTTGACACGAGGGCGGAACCGGAAAATGCCCGAAGATTCGGGCCGGCGGGCGAAGCCGGGGTGAAAATCCGCATCCATGGCGCAGCCGCGGGCGCAGAAAGGGCAGATCGTCGGCCGCGCTTCGAGGAACCAAGGCCGGGTCCGGAACCGGAAGCGGGCGTCGGTGATGGCGCCGACCGGGCAGAGGTCGACCAGGTTGCCGGCGTCGACGGAAGCCACCGGACGGTCGTCGTAAAGGCCGATCTCGGCCCGAACCCCGCGTTCAAAGAGGCCCAGTTCCCGAGTCCCGGTGATGGCGGCCAGGAATCGGACGCACCGGGTGCAGAGGACGCACCGTTCGCGGTCGAGGATGAGGCCGGCGCCGAGAGGGACGAGCTTGTCGCGCCGCAACTGTTCTTCGGCGAACGGCCCCGCGGTCAGCCCGTATTCGTGGGCGTAGTTCTGGAGCTTGCACTCGCCCGCCTTGTCGCAGATCGGGCAATCCAGCGGGTGTTCGGTGAGAAGAAGCTCCAGCACGGCCCGGCGGGCCTCGCGGACGGACGGGCTCGAAGTGGCGATCTTCATTTCCTCGCGCACGACGGTCGAACAGGCCAGCTCGAGCTTGGGCAGGCCTTCCACGGCCACCAAACAAATCCGGCAGCTTCCCTCCGGCGGCAGAGAAGCATGGCGGCAGAGGTGCGGAATGCGGATGCCCGCGGCCTTGGCCGCGTCGAGCACTGTGGCGCCTTCCCTGGCCCAGACGGGCCGGCCGTCAAAGTAAATCCGGATCATCGGGGCGCCTCCGGGGGCCGAGGATGGGCGACGGCTGCATCGAGCTCGGTGCGG
Protein-coding sequences here:
- a CDS encoding NADP-dependent malic enzyme, with protein sequence MKKVTVEELLEKAAQPAKDAPRLHKFYKGKMGISLKCRVRDFNDFAIWYTPGVAAVCKEIQADKQKAYEYTNKWNSVAVISDGTRVLGLGDIGPEAGLPVMEGKGILYKYLGGVDAYPICLDEKDPDKIIAIGRALQPSFGGFNLEDIAQPKCFRILEELRAKCEIPVWHDDQQGTACVTVAGLLNALKIVKKNIAEAKITVVGAGASGINIAHQIMLAGANGDNMLSVDSKGILSRDRADRENLQKNFKEKWDICLRSNPKGKQGSIADALLGADVLISASTPGPGTIKPEWVKGMAKDAIVFAEANPIPEIWPWEAKEAGARIVATGRSDFPNQVNNSLGFPGIFRGALDVRARTITDGMCVAAARELAKVAEDKGIHEEYIIPNMDEWEVFPREAVAVGTKAIEEGVARFHFTAEERFKMANDTIRAARNEVQWMMKEGFILDPDK
- a CDS encoding NADH-quinone oxidoreductase subunit I — encoded protein: MRRSLGLLWALVGGAAITARHFLVNMVFHTLALVGIKTRRRGAVTIQYPEKKKPLAARHRSLHRIVPRPDGKPRCVACLLCVTVCPSECIFVEAAEDPDPEIQKTAARFEIDLARCCFCGFCVEACPEDAIRMDTGTIDLAAGSRRDLVYSLDRLLR
- a CDS encoding NADH-quinone oxidoreductase subunit H yields the protein MSEILIFFIKTAVLLVWFLVFTLYLTWLERKESAVIQDRIGANRAKILGLRIVGLFQPIADAIKMIFKEDFVPRFGNRVLHTLAPLLSFFFVAVTIAAVPIGPTIRIGSGLVSLQVFDADIGLLFVLAMLALGVYGVLLAGWASNSRFALLGSVRGAAQIISYEAALGLSLVGLIMVFPTLRMSEIVAYQGGLVAGFLPRWGVFLQPLGFLVFFVAALAETKRVPFDLPEGESEIIGFFAEYGGLKWGLFMMTDFMEVLIVAALITTLFFGGWQVPWLGADGFHFPWGGGWTWPAWLVAAVRILAFQVKVFFFCWLQILLRWTYPRLRYDQLMDLGWKLLIPLSLLNIVATALWVGR
- a CDS encoding 2Fe-2S iron-sulfur cluster-binding protein, which encodes MIRIYFDGRPVWAREGATVLDAAKAAGIRIPHLCRHASLPPEGSCRICLVAVEGLPKLELACSTVVREEMKIATSSPSVREARRAVLELLLTEHPLDCPICDKAGECKLQNYAHEYGLTAGPFAEEQLRRDKLVPLGAGLILDRERCVLCTRCVRFLAAITGTRELGLFERGVRAEIGLYDDRPVASVDAGNLVDLCPVGAITDARFRFRTRPWFLEARPTICPFCARGCAMDADFHPGFARRPESSGIFRFRPRVNPEINGWWLCDRGRHESMGLVKNRLHGGREAADWKRLIADLAERLREMKTTGKQKEIAVLLSSRLTAEELFLASALFRAGLGVERFAFLDPREGAAEGLLLRPDRSANARGADRLGFDRSVDPAAAVTGSSLLIALAADPAGIAAWREPGVALAAIRTKILIAPQPTGLEEAFDLVLPSAGVFEKSGTFVSEGDRVQAFEPVHPPCPDVRSESWILASLGTALDLDAAVFSRPDDPSFAAAAMRAAHPDLGGGR